The following are encoded in a window of Parambassis ranga chromosome 15, fParRan2.1, whole genome shotgun sequence genomic DNA:
- the LOC114447274 gene encoding ubiquitin-conjugating enzyme E2 D4-like, which yields MALKRIQKELSDLQKDPPASCSAGPSGDDMFHWQATIMGPADSPYQGGVFFLSVHFPTDYPFKPPKVAFTTKIYHPNINSNGSICLDILRSQWSPALTVSKVLLSICSLLCDPNPDDPLVPDIAHTYKSDRQKYNKVAREWTQRYAM from the exons ATGGCTTTGAAAAGAATACAGAAG GAGTTGAGTGATTTACAGAAGGACCCTCCAGCTTCATGTTCAGCAGGACCTTCAGGGGATGACA TGTTTCACTGGCAAGCTACCATCATGGGACCG GCTGACAGTCCATATCAAGGGGGAGTCTTCTTCCTTTCTGTCCATTTCCCCACTGACTATCCCTTTAAACCCCCAAAG GTTGCCTTTACAACAAAAATCTATCACCCAAATATAAACAGCAATGGCAGCATTTGCCTGGACATCTTAAGGTCACAGTGGTCACCTGCACTCACAGTATCAAAAG tgtTGTTATCCATATGCTCCTTGCTATGTGACCCAAACCCAGATGATCCACTTGTCCCGGACATTGCACACACCTACAAATCAGACAGACAAAA GTACAACAAGGTAGCTAGAGAATGGACCCAGAGGTATGCAATGTAA